In the Chitinophagales bacterium genome, one interval contains:
- a CDS encoding transketolase family protein has protein sequence MSLDDIIVLGENDTRSGFGDAMTVLADTHPDVVALCADLTDSLKLGDFKKKVPQRFVQAGIAEANMIGLSAGLAIAGKIPFASSFANFVTGRVYDQIRQSVAYSNKNVKICASHAGLTLGEDGATHQILEDIGLMQMLPNMTVINTCDYNQTYQATLAIADYDGPVYLRFGRPKVPIFIPKDSKFEIGKAIKLSEGNDITIVATGHLVWEAIVAAKKLKEEGISAEVINIHTIKPLDEPAILESVAKTKKIVVAEEHQRLGGLASTIALLLAEEMPTPMSIVAMQDSFGESGTPSELMKKYGLDSDSVYAACKEMLDR, from the coding sequence ATGAGTTTAGACGATATTATTGTTTTAGGTGAGAACGATACGCGTTCTGGATTTGGCGACGCAATGACGGTATTAGCCGACACGCATCCTGATGTGGTAGCCCTTTGTGCTGACCTAACCGATTCCCTGAAATTGGGAGATTTTAAAAAGAAAGTTCCGCAGCGGTTTGTACAGGCGGGAATAGCTGAGGCTAATATGATTGGGCTTTCTGCAGGATTAGCTATCGCTGGAAAGATACCTTTTGCGTCTTCCTTTGCGAATTTTGTAACGGGAAGAGTTTATGACCAAATTCGCCAATCCGTAGCCTATTCCAACAAAAATGTAAAAATATGTGCATCGCACGCAGGCTTGACCTTGGGCGAAGATGGGGCTACACACCAAATCTTGGAAGATATAGGCTTAATGCAGATGCTGCCTAATATGACGGTCATCAACACCTGCGACTATAATCAAACCTATCAAGCGACTCTTGCCATTGCAGATTATGATGGTCCTGTTTATTTGCGATTTGGTCGGCCTAAAGTGCCTATATTCATACCAAAAGATAGTAAATTCGAAATAGGAAAAGCTATCAAACTTTCAGAGGGAAATGACATAACCATCGTAGCGACGGGTCATTTGGTCTGGGAAGCCATAGTAGCTGCCAAGAAATTAAAGGAGGAAGGCATTTCTGCTGAGGTAATCAATATTCATACCATAAAGCCACTAGACGAACCTGCTATACTGGAAAGCGTAGCCAAAACTAAGAAAATAGTGGTAGCGGAGGAACATCAAAGATTGGGAGGACTAGCTAGTACCATAGCTTTACTTTTAGCGGAAGAAATGCCTACACCGATGTCGATTGTCGCGATGCAGGATAGTTTCGGTGAGAGTGGAACGCCGAGCGAATTGATGAAAAAATATGGTTTGGACTCTGACAGTGTCTATGCTGCTTGCAAGGAAATGCTAGATAGATAA
- a CDS encoding sodium-translocating pyrophosphatase: MAHRKLKLLFLPSFLKIKQLTIYKVMDNNLIYILPFFGIVGLVYMFFLSSWVKKQDAGDSKMTEIANYIAEGAMAFLNAEYRILAIFVAVAGILLGVLSQMVATSHWLIVVAFVIGAIFSAVAGNIGMRIATKANVRTTQAARTSLAKALKVSFGGGTVMGLGVAGLAVFGLSFLFILLFKYFMGGDFANGGSTAMTQVLEVLAGFSLGAESIALFARVGGGIYTKAADVGADLVGKVEAGIPEDDPRNPATIADNVGDNVGDVAGMGADLFGSYVATVLAAMVLGNYLLGNPANEGIFQGFGGIGPIILPVAIAAVGIIWSIVGTWFVSVKDDNGDVQRALNIGNWSSLILTLISVFFLINWILPAEMNMEFFGEKAKMVSRMDVFIATIIGMVVGGVISSITEYYTGVGTKPVLGVIRQSGTGAATNIIAGLSLGMMSTWMPILLFAGAIMGAYHFAGFYGVAIAAGAMMATTAMQLAIDAFGPIADNAGGIAEMSGLPEEVRGRTDILDSVGNTTAAIGKGFAIASAALTALALFAAYVTFTGIDGINIFKANVLAALFIGAMVPVVFSALAMSSVGKAAMDMVKEVRRQFKEIPGIMEGTGKPEYGKCVAISTQAALREMMLPGLITIVTPVLVGLFMGAEPLGAYMAGVTVSGVLWAIFQNNAGGAWDNAKKSFEKGVEIDGQKYFKKSEPHKAAVTGDTVGDPFKDTSGPSMNILIKLTSLVGLTIAPFLAEQNHCCHKEVTKMEIVEQKIMIQDGQAAITLPGSTATMQVPDNGIEAGLFKFISDNNSMVNDTTWFDFDRLTFETGKNILTPASQEQLGNIANILKAFPNVKVKIGGYTDNTGNADANLKLSGERATNVMDELVKLGIASDRMKAEGYGQNHPVCPANDTEECKQKNRRISMRVTEK; encoded by the coding sequence ATGGCACATAGAAAATTAAAACTTCTATTTTTGCCTTCCTTTTTAAAAATCAAACAATTAACTATTTATAAAGTAATGGACAACAATTTAATTTACATCTTACCATTTTTTGGTATCGTAGGTCTGGTTTACATGTTTTTCCTATCCTCATGGGTAAAAAAGCAAGACGCTGGTGACAGCAAAATGACAGAAATCGCTAACTATATAGCAGAAGGAGCTATGGCTTTCTTAAACGCTGAATATCGTATTCTAGCTATTTTCGTAGCTGTAGCAGGTATCTTATTAGGCGTGCTATCTCAAATGGTAGCTACTTCACACTGGCTTATCGTAGTTGCTTTTGTCATAGGAGCTATTTTCTCAGCAGTAGCCGGAAATATCGGTATGAGAATTGCTACTAAAGCCAATGTCAGAACGACGCAAGCAGCTCGTACGAGTTTAGCTAAAGCCTTGAAAGTATCCTTCGGTGGTGGTACGGTGATGGGACTGGGTGTAGCTGGTCTAGCGGTTTTTGGTTTGAGCTTCTTATTTATCTTATTATTCAAATACTTCATGGGTGGAGACTTCGCTAATGGTGGTTCCACAGCCATGACACAGGTTTTGGAAGTGCTAGCAGGATTTTCATTAGGTGCTGAGTCTATTGCACTTTTCGCAAGAGTAGGCGGTGGTATTTATACGAAAGCTGCTGATGTAGGTGCTGACCTCGTAGGTAAGGTAGAAGCAGGTATCCCAGAGGACGATCCACGCAACCCAGCAACAATCGCGGATAATGTAGGTGATAACGTAGGTGACGTAGCGGGTATGGGTGCAGATTTATTCGGGTCTTATGTAGCAACGGTTCTAGCAGCTATGGTTCTAGGAAATTATTTATTAGGCAATCCTGCCAATGAAGGTATCTTCCAAGGATTTGGTGGTATCGGACCTATTATCTTACCAGTAGCTATAGCTGCAGTAGGTATTATATGGTCCATCGTCGGTACTTGGTTTGTATCGGTAAAAGATGATAATGGCGATGTACAAAGAGCCTTGAATATAGGAAACTGGTCTTCATTGATTTTGACTTTGATTTCTGTATTTTTCTTGATTAACTGGATATTGCCTGCTGAAATGAATATGGAATTTTTCGGTGAAAAGGCTAAAATGGTTAGCAGAATGGATGTATTTATAGCTACTATTATAGGAATGGTTGTAGGAGGTGTTATTTCTTCCATTACAGAATACTATACAGGCGTAGGTACAAAACCTGTTTTAGGTGTTATTAGACAATCTGGAACGGGTGCAGCTACCAATATCATAGCTGGTCTTTCCCTCGGTATGATGAGTACATGGATGCCTATCTTGTTATTCGCTGGAGCTATTATGGGTGCTTATCATTTTGCAGGATTTTACGGAGTAGCGATAGCTGCAGGTGCTATGATGGCTACTACGGCTATGCAGCTAGCTATTGATGCATTCGGACCTATAGCAGATAACGCAGGAGGTATCGCAGAAATGTCTGGACTACCAGAAGAAGTAAGAGGTAGAACGGATATCTTGGATTCAGTAGGAAATACGACAGCGGCTATTGGTAAAGGATTTGCTATTGCTTCAGCAGCATTGACCGCTTTAGCTTTATTTGCAGCTTATGTGACATTTACTGGTATCGATGGTATCAATATTTTCAAAGCCAATGTACTAGCTGCACTATTTATAGGTGCTATGGTACCAGTCGTCTTCTCTGCACTCGCTATGAGTAGTGTAGGTAAGGCAGCTATGGACATGGTAAAAGAAGTGAGAAGACAATTCAAAGAAATACCAGGTATTATGGAAGGCACTGGCAAGCCAGAATATGGCAAGTGTGTAGCTATCTCTACTCAGGCTGCTTTGAGAGAAATGATGCTTCCAGGCTTGATAACGATAGTGACGCCTGTATTAGTTGGATTATTTATGGGTGCAGAGCCTCTAGGTGCCTATATGGCAGGTGTAACGGTTTCTGGTGTGCTATGGGCTATCTTCCAGAATAATGCGGGTGGTGCTTGGGACAATGCCAAGAAATCATTTGAAAAAGGTGTAGAAATCGATGGACAGAAATATTTCAAAAAATCTGAACCGCATAAAGCTGCAGTGACTGGTGACACGGTAGGAGATCCTTTCAAAGATACTTCGGGTCCTTCTATGAATATTTTAATTAAGCTGACATCATTAGTTGGTTTGACCATTGCGCCTTTCTTAGCTGAGCAGAATCATTGTTGTCACAAGGAAGTGACCAAAATGGAAATCGTAGAGCAAAAAATCATGATTCAAGACGGACAGGCAGCGATTACACTTCCTGGTAGCACAGCAACAATGCAAGTTCCAGACAATGGTATTGAAGCAGGTTTATTCAAATTTATAAGTGATAATAACTCGATGGTGAATGACACTACATGGTTTGATTTTGATAGATTGACTTTTGAAACTGGAAAAAATATCTTGACTCCAGCTTCTCAGGAGCAGCTCGGTAATATAGCCAATATCTTAAAAGCATTTCCTAATGTAAAAGTGAAAATAGGTGGATATACCGATAATACCGGCAATGCAGATGCTAACTTAAAACTATCCGGTGAAAGAGCCACGAATGTCATGGATGAACTAGTAAAATTAGGCATAGCATCAGATAGAATGAAGGCGGAGGGTTATGGTCAGAATCACCCGGTTTGCCCAGCCAATGACACCGAAGAGTGCAAACAAAAGAATAGAAGAATTTCGATGCGAGTGACGGAGAAGTAA
- a CDS encoding DUF3307 domain-containing protein: MFELLIKIVLSHLLGDFVFQTDKMVKNIGAKKFRSPYLYLHVAIHLAIMLIINGFKKDYIFPIVVLAFSHLAIDSVTKILIVRKIKEINNLILDQTLHALSIFIFILCLFEVQIEWHKIFSKDNYLLLAMLIFLLSTCSIIISKIMSLFDYSPPNKGLEDAGKVIGLLERLFIFYFVVSGFWEGIGFLLAAKSIFRFGELKDGKDVKHTEYILIGTLLSFGLAILVAIIYLQLKANI, encoded by the coding sequence ATGTTTGAACTCCTGATTAAAATAGTGCTTAGTCATCTGCTAGGAGATTTTGTTTTCCAAACAGATAAAATGGTTAAGAATATTGGAGCTAAGAAATTTAGGTCTCCGTATTTATATCTGCACGTAGCTATACATCTGGCTATTATGCTGATAATTAATGGATTTAAAAAAGATTATATATTCCCTATAGTGGTCTTAGCCTTTTCGCACCTAGCTATAGACAGTGTAACGAAAATTTTGATTGTACGGAAAATTAAAGAAATCAACAATCTTATCTTAGATCAGACTTTACATGCCTTATCCATTTTTATATTTATTCTTTGCTTATTTGAAGTCCAGATCGAGTGGCACAAGATTTTTAGCAAGGATAATTATCTATTGCTAGCAATGCTGATATTCTTGTTGAGCACTTGTTCTATTATCATTAGTAAAATAATGTCTTTATTTGATTATAGCCCACCGAATAAGGGACTAGAAGATGCAGGAAAAGTAATAGGTTTATTAGAAAGATTGTTTATCTTTTACTTTGTAGTTTCAGGATTTTGGGAGGGAATTGGATTCTTGCTAGCTGCTAAATCCATCTTTCGCTTTGGTGAATTGAAAGACGGAAAAGATGTCAAGCATACCGAGTATATACTTATCGGGACATTGTTGAGTTTTGGTTTGGCTATTTTAGTTGCGATTATTTATCTGCAACTGAAAGCAAATATATGA
- the pyk gene encoding pyruvate kinase, with protein sequence MILKDNKTKIIATYGPACESDEVFSNMIKNGVDVFRFNFSHGDYDFHLKGFQKVKDFNKQHGTHIAILADLQGPKIRVGEVENGSILLEVGQQLLVTNQKQISTLEKLYVSYDRLGEDVNVGENILVDDGKICLQVLSIIDDHTIKVIVLEGGELKSKKGVNFPHTKTTIESLTAKDRQDLEFAINNRANWIALSFVRKAEDVMEVKKVFGEAWLHLKVISKIEKPEAITNLESILEVSDGIMVARGDLAIEVPLEKVPLLQKEIVKKCNQLGKPVIVATQMMESMTERSFPTRAEISDVANAVLDGADALMLSGETSVGLFPVKVIETMSKIIEQVEMNSDIYNTMSYVSDIDNADYIPDAVCHSAVNLAEGLSAKAIIGITRSGYTGFRVSSFRPKSKIYIFSDNKPLLYTMNLIWGVKGFYYEGFEGTDQTIKDVIQILKDKKLVKKNDIVINTASMPFNEKSKTNTVKVTVVN encoded by the coding sequence GCAACCTATGGCCCAGCCTGTGAATCGGACGAGGTTTTTAGTAATATGATAAAAAATGGAGTAGATGTGTTTCGCTTCAATTTTTCGCATGGTGATTATGATTTTCATTTGAAAGGATTTCAGAAAGTAAAAGACTTTAACAAGCAACATGGCACGCACATAGCTATTCTAGCAGACCTTCAGGGTCCTAAAATACGGGTAGGTGAAGTCGAGAATGGCAGTATATTATTGGAGGTAGGGCAGCAGCTTCTGGTTACGAATCAAAAACAAATTTCAACTTTAGAAAAGCTCTACGTGAGCTATGACCGACTTGGCGAGGACGTTAATGTTGGTGAGAATATATTAGTCGATGATGGTAAAATATGTCTACAAGTACTATCTATTATAGACGATCATACCATAAAGGTAATAGTGCTAGAAGGTGGAGAACTCAAATCAAAAAAAGGTGTCAATTTTCCCCATACTAAAACTACTATAGAATCACTTACTGCCAAAGACAGGCAAGATTTAGAATTTGCTATCAACAATCGTGCAAACTGGATAGCCCTCAGCTTTGTACGCAAGGCAGAAGATGTCATGGAGGTAAAAAAAGTCTTTGGTGAGGCATGGTTACATTTAAAAGTAATTTCAAAAATAGAGAAACCAGAGGCCATCACTAATCTTGAAAGTATTTTGGAGGTATCGGATGGAATCATGGTAGCGCGCGGTGATTTAGCTATCGAGGTGCCTCTAGAGAAAGTGCCACTATTGCAGAAAGAAATTGTCAAAAAATGCAATCAACTGGGAAAACCAGTTATCGTAGCTACACAAATGATGGAGAGTATGACCGAGCGCAGCTTTCCTACAAGAGCAGAGATTTCGGATGTAGCCAATGCCGTGCTAGATGGCGCTGATGCCTTGATGCTGAGTGGAGAAACTTCTGTAGGGCTTTTTCCTGTCAAGGTTATAGAAACCATGTCGAAGATAATAGAGCAGGTAGAAATGAATTCTGATATATATAATACCATGAGCTATGTCAGCGATATCGATAATGCAGATTATATCCCTGATGCCGTTTGTCATTCTGCGGTGAACCTAGCAGAAGGGTTAAGTGCAAAAGCCATCATCGGAATTACTCGCTCGGGATATACTGGATTCCGAGTATCTAGCTTCCGTCCGAAATCTAAGATTTATATTTTTAGCGATAATAAGCCTCTCCTCTACACCATGAATCTTATATGGGGAGTAAAAGGCTTTTATTACGAAGGTTTTGAGGGTACTGACCAAACTATCAAGGACGTTATTCAAATCTTAAAGGATAAAAAACTGGTTAAGAAAAATGATATTGTTATCAATACGGCATCCATGCCTTTCAATGAAAAATCAAAGACCAATACCGTAAAGGTTACAGTTGTGAACTAG